In the Sarcophilus harrisii chromosome 3, mSarHar1.11, whole genome shotgun sequence genome, one interval contains:
- the DLL3 gene encoding delta-like protein 3, producing the protein MRAQDWMAHGQGAPAAVTLVMFLVPRNTVLGTCWLAQSPPDFKSGTRAPEEPPEKPVSARALTEEAIAPEIPPRAPQMLNVQPRAGAGDGARARTERGERRDRDRGKFGARSARDVPEELAQVGVLSGQLVPRTFPVRLLLTPPREQMEAPLPRVIKPGGGRPKKEGGPRERKGLARRGRPGRQMAGFTYSWSAGRGFSWMPSGPPGPAPTPVGAPGSPARPPGPGCQSEPPVSWPLLPGTRTRGPAEPGPQLSLVDGLVRVPFRTAWPGTFSLIIESWREELGPSSEEEPGEKLPGPDRSLLSRLAARHRLAVGAPWARDARQAGGWELLFSYRVRCEPHYYGPACARLCRPRDDALGHFHCGAHGERVCMDGWTGDMCARPVCQSGCSAEHGYCERPAECHCYQGWTGPLCTIRAPSGDCSSLQPCANGATCSNLPGFSGRRCLFPAGLCDEHPCTNGGSCSEVAGDFECTCPRGFYGKRCEVIGMTCADGPCFNGGTCVDGGAPAGYTCRCPPGFHGSNCEKKMDRCSLQPCRNGGVCLDLGRAVLCRCRPGFGGPRCERDLDDCAGRPCANGGTCVDGAHSFRCSCTLGFGGRDCRERADPCDPQPCAHGGRCYAHFSGHVCSCAPGYMGARCEFPVSPGPAPAPPPPGPHHGPPEARRRPAPLPPAWGLPFAALLLLAAAAGGAALLVRARARRRGPGARPLPSPPDPAPPPPPPADALNNLRAAEGASSGPALPGPGSFQAPRSERTPRLLDFPSGMRAEDWRFPEDGDPRPIYVIPECSRYAREV; encoded by the exons ATGAGGGCACAGGACTGGATGGCCCACGGACAAGGAGCTCCTGCAGCAGTGACCCTGGTTATGTTCCTGGTGCCCAgaaacacagtgcttggcacatgttGGTTGGCCcagagtcctcctgactttaaatcC GGAACGCGGGCGCCGGAGGAGCCCCCGGAGAAGCCAGTGTCCGCCCGCGCGCTGACAGAGGAAGCCATAGCTCCCGAGATCCCTCCCCGAGCCCCTCAGATGCTCAATGTGCAGCCGCGAGCAGGAGCGGGAGACGGAGCGAGAGCGCGgacagagaggggggaaaggagggacagagacagagggaagttTGGAGCCCGATCAGCTCGGGATGTGCCCGAGGAGCTGGCTCAGGTCGGCGTCCTCTCGGGCCAGCTGGTTCCCAGGACATTTCCTGTCCGTTTGCTGCTCACACCTCCTCGGGAGCAAATGGAGGCACCCCTCCCCCGAGTCATAAAGCCAGGGGGGGGGAGACCAAAGAAAGAAGGGGGCCCCCGGGAAAGGAAGGGGCTGGCTCGGCGCGGGCGGCCTGGGAGGCAGATGGCCGGATTTACATACAGCTG GTCCGCTGGCCGGGGTTTCTCCTGGATGCCTTCCGGCCCCCCGGGCCCGGCCCCGACTCCTGTGGGGGCCCCGGGCTCCCCTGCCCGTCCCCCGGGTCCCGGGTGCCAGTCGGAGCCCCCCGTCTCCTGGCCGCTCCTCCCCGGGACCCGGACCCGGGGCCCCGCCGAGCCCGGGCCGCAGCTCTCCCTGGTGGACGGCCTCGTCCGGGTGCCCTTCCGCACCGCCTGGCCG gGGACTTTCTCGCTAATCATCGAGTCCTGGAGGGAGGAACTTGGACCCAGCAGCGAGGAAGAGCCGGGGGAGAAGCTTCCAG GTCCCGATCGGAGTCTGCTGAGTCGGCTGGCTGCGCGGCACAGGCTGGCGGTGGGCGCGCCCTGGGCCCGGGACGCCCGGCAGGCCGGGGGCTGGGAGCTGCTCTTCTCCTACCGGGTCCGCTGCGAGCCCCACTACTACGGTCCGGCCTGCGCCCGCCTGTGCCGGCCTCGGGACGACGCCCTGGGCCATTTCCATTGCGGCGCCCACGGGGAGCGCGTCTGCATGGACGGCTGGACCGGAGACATGTGTGCCCGGC CCGTGTGTCAGTCAGGCTGCAGCGCTGAGCACGGTTACTGTGAGCGACCAGCCGAATGCCACTGCTACCAAGGCTGGACCGGCCCCCTCTGCACCATCCGGGCCCCCAGCGGCGactgctccagcctccagccgtGTGCCAACGGGGCCACCTGCTCCAACCTCCCGGGGTTCTCCGGCCGCCGGTGCCTCTTCCCAGCTGGACTGTGCGACGAGCACCCCTGTACCAATGGCGGCAGCTGCAGT GAGGTGGCCGGGGACTTCGAATGTACTTGTCCACGGGGCTTCTATGGGAAACGATGTGAGGTCATTGGGATGACGTGTGCCGACGGGCCCTGCTTCAATGGGGGCACCTGTGTGGACGGCGGAGCCCCTGCAGGTTACACCTGCCGCTGCCCACCAGGCTTCCACGGGTCCAACTGTGAGAAGAAGATGGATCGCTGCAGCCTCCAGCCTTGTCGCAACG GCGGCGTCTGCCTGGACCTGGGCCGGGCCGTGCTGTGCCGCTGCAGGCCGGGCTTCGGGGGCCCGCGCTGCGAGCGCGACCTGGACGACTGCGCGGGGCGGCCCTGCGCCAACGGGGGCACGTGCGTGGACGGCGCGCACAGCTTCCGCTGCTCGTGCACGCTGGGCTTCGGGGGCCGCGACTGCCGGGAGCGCGCAGACCCCTGCGACCCGCAGCCCTGCGCGCACGGCGGCCGCTGCTACGCGCACTTCTCGGGCCACGTCTGCTCCTGCGCGCCGGGCTACATGGGCGCGCGCTGCGAGTTCCCCGTGAGTCCCGGGcccgccccggccccgcccccgcccggcCCCCACCACGGGCCCCCCGAGGCGCGCCGCCGGCCCGCGCCGCTGCCGCCCGCCTGGGGGCTCCCTTTCGCCGCGCTGCTGCTGCTGGCGGCCGCGGCGGGGGGCGCTGCCCTGCTGGTCCGAGCCCGGGCGCGGCGGCGCGGTCCGGGGGCGCGGCCCCTTCCCTCCCCGCCGGACCCCGCgccgccgcccccgccccccgccgACGCCCTCAACAACCTCCGGGCCGCCGAGGGCGCTTCCTCGGGCCCCGCGCTTCCCGGTCCCGGCAGCTTCCAAGCGCCCAGGAGCGAGCGGACGCCGCGGCTGCTGGACTTCCCGTCGGGGATGAG GGCCGAAGATTGGCGCTTCCCCGAGGACGGAGACCCCCGGCCCATTTACGTCATCCCAGAGTGCTCCCGCTATGCCAGAGAG GTCTGA
- the TIMM50 gene encoding mitochondrial import inner membrane translocase subunit TIM50 has product MAASVAAVALPSRLLSGHWLRLRLRLRPQLGLVPWPRSLCARMVTAPRGPGQSHIQDLPLPTHRKQQQQKPGPSYAKRLAIWVAGFLGAGGAISIIYVFGNNSVDENGKKIPDEFDNDPVLVQQLRRTYKYFKDYRQMIIEPTSPCLLPDPLREPYYQPPYTLVLELTGVLLHPEWSLATGWRFKKRPGIETLFQQLAPLYEIVIFTSETGMTAFPLIDSVDPHGFISYRLFRDATRYMDGHHIKDISCLNRDPARVVVVDCKKEAFRLQPNNGVALRPWDGNSDDRTLLDLSAFLKTIALNGVEDVRTVLENYALEDDPLEAFKQRQSRLEQEEQQRMADLAKSTKQSLFFSSLTSRLWPRSKQP; this is encoded by the exons ATGGCGGCCTCGGTGGCGGCGGTGGCGCTGCCCTCACGCCTGCTGAGCGGGCACTGGCTGCGGCTGCGGTTGCGGCTGCGGCCCCAGCTCGGGCTCGTGCCCTGGCCCCGGTCCTTGTGCGCGCGGATGGTGACCGCGCCGCGCGGCCCAGGACAG agccatatcCAAGACTTGCCGTTGCCCACACACcggaagcagcagcagcagaagccgGGCCCCAGCTACGCCAAGAGGCTGGCCATCTGGGTGGCCGGGTTCCTCGGGGCCGGGGGGGCCATCAGCATCATTTATGTCTTCG GAAACAACTCGGTGGATGAGAACGGCAAAAAG ATTCCGGATGAGTTTGACAATG aTCCCGTGCTGGTTCAGCAGCTCCGAAGGACGTACAAGTATTTTAAGGATTATCGACAG ATGATCATTGAGCCTACTAGCCCCTGCCTCCTGCCGGACCCTCTTCGAGAGCCATATTACCAGCCTCCATACACGCTTGTTCTGGAGCTGACGGGGGTCCTGCTACACCCCGAGTGGTCG TTGGCCACCGGTTGGCGGTTCAAGAAGCGTCCGGGCATCGAGACCCTGTTTCAGCAGCTGGCCCCACTGTACGAGATTGTGATCTTCACCTCCGAGACTGGCATG ACAGCATTTCCCCTCATTGACAGTGTGGACCCCCACGGCTTTATCTCCTACCGCCTCTTCCGGGACGCCACTCGCTACATGGATGGGCACCATATCAAG GACATCTCCTGCCTGAACAGAGACCCAGCCCGCGTGGTTGTGGTCGACTGTAAGAAGGAGGCTTTCCGGCTTCAGCCCAACAACGGCGTGGCCCTGCGGCCCTGGGACGGGAACTCTGACGACCGGACCCTGCTCGACCTCTCTGCCTTCCTCAAGA cCATCGCTCTAAATGGTGTGGAGGACGTCCGGACGGTCCTAGAAAACTATGCCCTGGAGGACGACCCGCTGGAGGCCTTCAAGCAGCGGCAGTCTCGGTTGGAGCAG GAGGAGCAGCAGCGCATGGCTGACCTGGCCAAGAGCACCAAACAGAGCCTTTTCTTTAGTTCTCTCACCAGCCGCCTCTGGCCCCGATCCAAGCAGCCCTGA